In Corallococcus caeni, the following are encoded in one genomic region:
- the epsB gene encoding GH44 family glycoside hydrolase EpsB, translating to MADRAKHARWKRTVILTCAVLGSGAGVAMAQQQDTAAKDAAPSKDTAAQPAPTDTVAVYDGGLQAGWKDIGWAPRETPKGAPARLRMFNYGGWILYRPKLPGAYGALSFRFTAPESYGEFLDVRLDAPGAATFPHVRISPEFIVKKDREWVEVVVPMEVLNPRSEPFDRLVFRASKEVARDWVLFDKVALVPLSPDIAAARAAGGGRVGRGDGRESKMVIDCTAPSKPISPLIYGIALDGNKETTDTHQWKLGATIRRWGGNPTSRYNWKLGRAWNTGNDWYFRNVQLGFGADDFLESNRKNNVQSALTLPLIGWVAKDTSSVGFPVSEFGPQQAQDDTEPAGGNGVRRDGTPLVPGQPTTTSVQAPPEFISEWVKSLKAAKRGVNMYILDNEPALWSSTHRDVHPEPLTYDELLKRTIDYGSAVRKADPDAVIAGPAEWGWTNYFWSAADFAPGRPPYTDRRAHGDVPLLPWYLRELRDYEKKTGVRLLDVVDVHFYPQTNVGLGMEGATDPDTNARRIRSTRALWDPTYKDESWIAEPIQLIPRVKQWISENYPGRGLSIGEYNFGAMKHMSGGLAQAEALGRFGQQGLTSAFFWQYPAENSPTFWAFRAYRDFDGRGGRFQDNGLSTTAPEGTSLFASRDSSGKKLTAVLLNFDPEQPAQAQLEFKGCGSLNTVRVMGYSGAPGGFTEQATGKKAEQALSQRLPPYSITVLDLTVK from the coding sequence ATGGCAGACAGGGCGAAGCACGCGCGGTGGAAGCGCACCGTCATCCTCACCTGCGCAGTGCTGGGAAGCGGCGCGGGCGTGGCGATGGCGCAGCAGCAGGACACCGCCGCGAAGGACGCCGCTCCCTCGAAGGACACCGCCGCGCAGCCCGCCCCCACGGACACGGTGGCCGTCTACGACGGGGGCCTCCAGGCCGGGTGGAAGGACATCGGCTGGGCGCCGCGTGAGACGCCCAAGGGCGCGCCCGCGCGCCTGCGGATGTTCAACTACGGCGGGTGGATCCTCTACCGGCCCAAGCTCCCGGGCGCGTACGGCGCACTGAGCTTCCGCTTCACCGCCCCGGAGTCCTACGGCGAGTTCCTGGACGTGCGCCTGGACGCCCCCGGCGCCGCCACGTTCCCGCACGTGCGGATCAGCCCGGAGTTCATCGTCAAGAAGGACCGCGAGTGGGTGGAGGTCGTCGTCCCCATGGAGGTCCTCAACCCGCGCAGCGAGCCCTTCGACCGCCTGGTGTTCCGTGCGTCGAAGGAGGTGGCCCGGGACTGGGTGCTCTTCGACAAGGTGGCCCTGGTGCCGCTGTCGCCGGACATCGCCGCCGCGCGCGCGGCCGGCGGTGGGCGCGTGGGCCGGGGCGACGGCCGCGAGTCGAAGATGGTCATCGACTGCACCGCGCCGTCCAAGCCCATCAGCCCGCTCATCTACGGCATCGCGCTGGACGGCAACAAGGAGACCACGGACACGCACCAGTGGAAGCTGGGCGCCACCATCCGCCGCTGGGGCGGCAACCCCACGTCCCGCTACAACTGGAAGCTGGGGCGCGCGTGGAACACCGGCAACGACTGGTACTTCCGCAACGTGCAGCTGGGCTTCGGCGCGGATGACTTCCTGGAGTCCAACCGGAAGAACAACGTGCAGTCCGCGCTCACGCTGCCGCTGATTGGCTGGGTGGCCAAGGACACGTCCTCCGTGGGCTTCCCCGTCTCCGAGTTCGGCCCGCAGCAGGCCCAGGACGACACGGAGCCCGCGGGCGGCAACGGCGTGCGCCGCGACGGCACGCCCCTGGTGCCCGGCCAGCCCACGACCACCAGCGTGCAGGCCCCGCCGGAGTTCATCTCCGAGTGGGTGAAGTCGCTCAAGGCCGCCAAACGCGGCGTGAACATGTACATCCTGGACAACGAGCCCGCCCTCTGGAGCTCCACGCACCGGGACGTGCACCCCGAACCGCTCACCTACGACGAGCTGCTCAAGCGCACCATCGACTACGGCTCCGCCGTGCGGAAGGCGGATCCGGACGCCGTCATCGCCGGTCCCGCGGAGTGGGGCTGGACGAACTACTTCTGGTCCGCCGCGGACTTCGCCCCCGGTCGCCCGCCGTACACCGACCGCCGCGCCCACGGCGACGTGCCCCTCCTACCCTGGTACCTGCGAGAGCTGCGCGACTACGAGAAGAAGACCGGCGTGCGCCTCCTGGACGTGGTGGACGTGCACTTCTACCCGCAGACCAACGTGGGCCTGGGCATGGAGGGCGCCACGGATCCGGACACCAACGCGCGGCGGATCCGCTCCACGCGCGCGCTGTGGGATCCGACGTACAAGGACGAGTCCTGGATCGCCGAGCCCATCCAGCTCATCCCCCGCGTGAAGCAGTGGATTTCGGAGAACTACCCCGGCCGGGGCCTGTCCATTGGCGAGTACAACTTCGGCGCCATGAAGCACATGAGCGGCGGCCTGGCGCAGGCGGAGGCCCTGGGCCGCTTCGGGCAGCAGGGGCTCACGTCCGCGTTCTTCTGGCAGTACCCCGCGGAGAACAGTCCCACGTTCTGGGCGTTCCGCGCGTACCGCGACTTCGACGGGCGGGGCGGCCGCTTCCAGGACAACGGCCTGTCCACCACCGCGCCGGAGGGCACCAGCCTCTTCGCGTCCCGGGATTCCTCCGGCAAGAAGCTCACTGCCGTATTGCTCAACTTCGACCCCGAGCAGCCCGCCCAGGCGCAGCTGGAGTTCAAGGGCTGCGGCTCGCTCAACACCGTGCGCGTCATGGGGTACTCGGGCGCGCCCGGCGGTTTCACCGAACAGGCCACCGGCAAGAAGGCCGAGCAGGCCCTCTCGCAGCGCCTTCCCCCCTACTCCATCACCGTGCTGGACCTCACGGTGAAGTGA
- the epsC gene encoding serine O-acetyltransferase EpsC, producing MFGALISDALEMAKAATGSSDAKSIAKVVLTSDSYRITALNRAREAALALHIPLVNHVLRVAQTAVMGIEIGKDVTLGKGVYFVHSLGVVIGGDARIGDRVRFYGNNTVGTAKDNGYPVIEDDVWIGAGARILGPVRIGARSRIGANAVVLQDVPPDSVAVGIPARIFPRKDQDEVPL from the coding sequence ATGTTCGGAGCCCTCATCTCGGACGCGCTGGAGATGGCCAAGGCGGCCACCGGTTCGTCGGACGCGAAGTCCATCGCCAAGGTGGTGCTGACCAGCGACTCGTACCGCATCACCGCGCTCAACCGCGCGCGGGAGGCGGCGCTCGCCCTGCACATCCCGCTGGTCAACCACGTGCTGCGCGTGGCCCAGACGGCGGTGATGGGCATCGAGATTGGCAAGGACGTGACGCTGGGCAAGGGCGTGTACTTCGTGCACAGCCTGGGCGTCGTCATCGGCGGGGACGCGCGCATCGGCGACCGCGTGCGCTTCTACGGCAACAACACCGTGGGCACCGCCAAGGACAACGGCTACCCCGTCATCGAGGACGACGTCTGGATTGGCGCGGGCGCCCGCATCCTGGGGCCCGTGCGCATTGGCGCGCGGTCGCGCATTGGCGCGAACGCCGTGGTGCTCCAGGACGTGCCGCCGGACAGCGTCGCGGTGGGCATCCCCGCGCGCATCTTCCCGCGCAAGGACCAGGACGAGGTCCCGCTGTAG
- the epsD gene encoding exopolysaccharide biosynthesis glycosyltransferase EpsD: protein MSPSDSSAGPAPRLSVVIATYNRLPLITRLLQQLAGQTLPPEDFEVVVVDDGSATDVKGPLLALKLPYTLRVEVQQNAGAAAARHRGVLAARGTTVLVTDDDMQVASDFLARHLTHHPPGSRNVVLGRISPDPEIGEMPLFERWYAHLNNRMAEELSVPGAKARGNHLYTGNVSFPRADYVGVGGFDKTLGQSEDVELGVRLEKAGCAFLFAPDAYVLHGSDHVSFEKWIRRAHRYGMFDTHVSVKHPDVKGVNPWRLFFETNLLSRPLLASAVVAPEASRKLTEAVVKASTVADKLGLTGAAFAGTSVAYGMEYLRGARTEAGGWRGVAKGVARYLQGRGNPQG from the coding sequence ATGAGCCCTTCCGACTCCTCCGCTGGCCCGGCCCCCCGGCTCAGCGTCGTCATCGCCACGTACAACCGGCTGCCCCTCATCACCCGCCTGCTCCAGCAGCTGGCCGGCCAGACGCTGCCGCCCGAGGACTTCGAGGTGGTGGTGGTGGACGACGGCTCCGCCACCGACGTGAAGGGCCCGCTCCTGGCCCTGAAGCTGCCCTACACCCTGCGCGTGGAGGTGCAGCAGAACGCGGGCGCCGCCGCCGCTCGGCACCGGGGCGTGCTGGCCGCCCGGGGCACCACGGTGCTGGTCACGGATGACGACATGCAGGTGGCCTCCGACTTCCTCGCGCGCCACCTGACGCACCACCCGCCGGGCTCGCGCAACGTGGTGCTGGGCCGCATCAGCCCGGACCCCGAAATCGGGGAGATGCCCCTCTTCGAACGCTGGTACGCGCACCTCAACAACCGCATGGCGGAGGAGCTGTCCGTCCCCGGCGCGAAGGCGCGCGGCAACCACCTGTACACGGGCAACGTGTCCTTCCCCCGCGCGGACTACGTGGGCGTGGGCGGCTTCGACAAGACGCTGGGCCAGTCCGAGGACGTGGAGCTGGGCGTGCGCCTGGAGAAGGCCGGCTGCGCGTTCCTCTTCGCGCCGGACGCGTACGTGCTGCACGGCAGCGACCACGTCAGCTTCGAGAAGTGGATCCGCCGCGCCCACCGCTACGGCATGTTCGACACCCACGTCTCCGTGAAGCACCCGGACGTGAAGGGCGTGAACCCCTGGCGCCTCTTCTTCGAGACGAACCTGCTGTCGCGCCCGCTGCTCGCCTCCGCGGTGGTGGCGCCGGAGGCGTCCCGCAAGCTGACGGAGGCCGTGGTGAAGGCCTCCACCGTCGCGGACAAGCTGGGGCTCACCGGCGCCGCGTTCGCGGGCACCTCCGTGGCGTACGGCATGGAGTACCTGCGCGGGGCCCGCACGGAGGCCGGCGGCTGGCGGGGCGTGGCCAAGGGCGTCGCGCGCTACCTGCAGGGCCGGGGAAATCCCCAAGGATGA
- a CDS encoding RNA polymerase sigma factor, translating to MADKEMQTFAELVIQFRSGLLKHAQRILGNAADAEDLVQHALDEAWKERLHLQGAEAFRAWTGRVINTRAISLLRHHRAEQRKAVNAGWVTVLADDPQEAEGGELWTFIQEKDLREAVDRLPPQQREVFRLRAQGRSYVSIGAQVGRSTGTVGWWLHQVREQLRERLQPIAEERKLSVGTWH from the coding sequence ATGGCTGACAAAGAGATGCAGACGTTCGCGGAGCTGGTCATCCAATTCCGTTCGGGGCTCTTGAAGCACGCGCAGCGCATCCTGGGGAACGCGGCGGACGCGGAGGACCTGGTGCAGCACGCGCTGGACGAGGCGTGGAAGGAGCGGCTGCACCTCCAGGGGGCGGAGGCCTTCCGGGCGTGGACGGGGCGGGTCATCAACACGCGGGCCATCAGCCTGTTGCGCCACCACCGCGCGGAGCAGCGCAAGGCGGTGAACGCGGGCTGGGTGACGGTGCTGGCGGACGACCCGCAGGAGGCCGAGGGCGGCGAGCTCTGGACCTTCATCCAGGAGAAGGACCTGCGCGAGGCGGTGGACCGCCTGCCGCCGCAGCAGCGGGAGGTGTTCCGCCTGCGCGCGCAGGGGCGCTCCTACGTGAGCATCGGCGCCCAGGTGGGCCGCTCCACGGGCACGGTGGGCTGGTGGCTCCACCAGGTTCGCGAACAGCTGCGCGAGCGGCTCCAGCCCATCGCGGAGGAGCGCAAGCTCTCCGTGGGCACGTGGCACTGA
- the epsA gene encoding exopolysaccharide biosynthesis glycosyltransferase EpsA, with protein sequence MTTAHAPAAASRPRLNIGQLAIDQLTFPQAITAIGELVDAHQGGYVFTANVDHVVLAETNTRFRDAYQKATLSVVDGMPIVWASRMLDVSLPERIAGSDLILPLVKLGAERKWRIFLLGAGPGVAEKVGRQFQAEYPGIEVVGWDSPMVNLDAGDAQNDPIVARIREKDPHLLFVALGSPKQEVWISQVAQKLGPTVAIGIGAGFDFIAGTAKRAPEWIAKAGFEWLYRLTHEPKRLWRRYILNDSQFGVILLRELWKRTRGSQEG encoded by the coding sequence TTGACCACCGCACACGCCCCCGCCGCCGCCTCCCGCCCGCGCCTGAACATCGGCCAGCTCGCCATCGACCAGCTCACCTTCCCCCAGGCCATCACGGCCATTGGCGAGCTGGTGGACGCGCACCAGGGCGGCTACGTCTTCACCGCCAACGTGGACCACGTCGTCCTGGCGGAGACGAACACGCGCTTCCGCGACGCGTACCAGAAGGCCACCCTCTCCGTGGTGGACGGCATGCCCATCGTCTGGGCGTCGCGCATGCTGGACGTGTCCCTGCCGGAGCGCATCGCCGGCTCCGACCTCATCCTCCCGCTGGTGAAGCTGGGCGCCGAGCGCAAGTGGCGCATCTTCCTGCTGGGCGCGGGCCCGGGCGTCGCGGAGAAGGTGGGCAGGCAGTTCCAGGCGGAGTACCCCGGCATCGAGGTCGTGGGCTGGGACTCGCCCATGGTGAACCTGGACGCGGGCGACGCGCAGAACGACCCCATCGTCGCGCGCATCCGGGAGAAGGACCCGCACCTGCTCTTCGTCGCGCTGGGCAGCCCCAAGCAGGAGGTGTGGATTTCGCAGGTGGCCCAGAAGCTGGGGCCCACGGTGGCCATCGGCATCGGCGCGGGGTTCGACTTCATCGCCGGCACCGCCAAGCGCGCCCCCGAGTGGATCGCCAAGGCCGGCTTCGAGTGGCTCTACCGCCTCACCCACGAGCCCAAGCGCCTGTGGCGCCGCTACATCCTCAATGACTCCCAGTTCGGGGTCATCCTCCTGCGCGAGCTGTGGAAGCGCACCCGGGGTTCACAGGAAGGCTGA
- the epsE gene encoding exopolysaccharide biosynthesis GT4 family glycosyltransferase EpsE, whose protein sequence is MQKIGYLIPEFPGQTHIFFWRELQALPGKGVSPELVSTRPPPARIISHSWAREAMSRTEYLAPPPPLGVLRAALEIARAMPTGWARVLASIARAEGLDAKGRAQLVAFAVMGGRLASLARERGWTHVHVHSCANAAHVAMFAHLLSGLTYSMTLHGPLDDYGPNQREKWRHAKFAFVITKKLLAEVRQELAGSLPDQIELAPMGVELSRFQRSVPYEPWSGEGPLRLFACGRLNPCKGHADLIDAVGMLRKKGIDARLSIAGEDEAGGTTYRKVLEAKLAQDGLTDAVTLLGAVSEDVVKDGIQRSHLFALASLQEPLGVAIMEAMAMRAPVVVTGAGGVKELVDDGVDGVLVPPQAPAVLAEKLEKLARDPAEAVRLGEAGRRKVEEQFSSERSADMLARMLDARA, encoded by the coding sequence GTGCAGAAGATCGGCTACCTGATTCCCGAGTTCCCCGGACAGACCCACATCTTCTTCTGGCGCGAGCTGCAGGCGCTGCCGGGGAAGGGTGTGTCGCCGGAGCTGGTGTCCACCCGTCCGCCGCCCGCGCGCATCATCAGCCACAGCTGGGCCCGCGAGGCCATGTCGCGCACGGAGTACCTGGCGCCGCCGCCCCCGCTGGGCGTGCTGCGGGCCGCGCTGGAGATTGCCCGGGCCATGCCCACGGGCTGGGCGCGGGTGCTGGCCTCCATCGCCCGGGCGGAGGGGCTGGACGCGAAGGGCCGCGCGCAGCTGGTGGCGTTCGCGGTGATGGGCGGCCGGCTGGCTTCGCTGGCGCGCGAGCGCGGCTGGACGCACGTGCACGTGCACTCCTGCGCCAACGCGGCGCACGTGGCCATGTTCGCGCACCTGTTGTCGGGGCTCACGTACAGCATGACGCTGCACGGGCCGCTGGACGACTACGGGCCGAACCAGCGGGAGAAGTGGCGGCACGCGAAGTTCGCCTTCGTCATCACGAAGAAGCTGCTGGCGGAGGTGCGCCAGGAGCTGGCCGGGAGCCTGCCGGACCAGATCGAGCTGGCGCCCATGGGCGTGGAGCTGTCGCGCTTCCAGCGCTCGGTGCCCTACGAGCCGTGGTCCGGCGAAGGCCCGCTGCGGCTGTTCGCGTGCGGCCGGCTGAACCCGTGCAAGGGGCACGCGGACCTCATCGACGCGGTGGGGATGCTGCGCAAGAAGGGCATCGACGCGCGGCTGTCCATCGCGGGCGAGGACGAGGCGGGCGGCACCACGTACCGCAAGGTGCTGGAGGCGAAGCTCGCGCAGGACGGCCTCACGGACGCGGTGACGCTGCTGGGCGCGGTGAGCGAGGACGTGGTGAAGGACGGCATCCAGCGCTCGCACCTCTTCGCGCTGGCGAGCCTCCAGGAGCCGCTGGGCGTGGCCATCATGGAGGCCATGGCCATGCGCGCGCCGGTGGTGGTGACGGGCGCGGGCGGCGTGAAGGAGCTGGTGGACGACGGCGTGGACGGCGTGCTCGTGCCGCCGCAGGCGCCCGCGGTGCTGGCGGAGAAGCTGGAGAAGCTGGCGAGGGATCCGGCCGAAGCGGTCCGGCTGGGTGAGGCGGGTCGCCGCAAGGTGGAGGAGCAGTTCAGCAGCGAGCGCAGCGCGGACATGCTGGCGCGGATGCTGGACGCGCGGGCCTAA